A stretch of Ranitomeya variabilis isolate aRanVar5 chromosome 3, aRanVar5.hap1, whole genome shotgun sequence DNA encodes these proteins:
- the MED4 gene encoding mediator of RNA polymerase II transcription subunit 4 isoform X1 — protein sequence MAATEKSTKEKLVSVLDDLEVLCRELIEVLALSRSQKLSQPGEENQILELLIQKDGEFQELMKVAFNQGKVHQEMQLLEKDVEKRDCDIQQLQKQLKEAEHILATAVYQAKEKLKSIEKARKGSISSEELIKYAHRISASNAVCAPLTWVPGDPRRPYPTDLEMRSGLLGQMSNLPTNGVNGHLPGDALAAGRLPDVLAPQYPWQTNDISMNMLPPNHSNDFLMESLGPNKENEDDVEVMSTDSSSSSSDSD from the exons AGAGCTGATAGAGGTATTGGCGCTTTCAAGGAGTCAGAAACTAAGTCAACCTGGAGAAGAAAATCAG ATCTTAGAGTTATTAATTCAGAAGGATGGAGAGTTTCAGGAGCTGATGAAGGTGGCTTTCAATCAGGGCAAAGTGCACCAAGAAATGCAGCTTTTGGAAAAAGACGTCGAGAAAAGGGACTGTGAtatccagcagctgcaaaagcagctGAAGGAGGCTGAACACATTTTG GCAACAGCAGTTTACCAggcaaaagaaaaactgaaatctatTGAAAAAGCAAGAAAAG GCTCCATCTCGTCTGAAGAGTTGATCAAGTACGCTCATCGAATTAGTGCAAGCAATGCGGTGTGTGCTCCCCTGACGTGGGTCCCAG GGGATCCTCGCCGGCCGTACCCCACAGATCTTGAAATGAGGAGTGGCTTATTGGGACAGATGAGTAACCTTCCTACAAATGGCGTCAATGGTCATTTACCCGGGGATGCCTTGGCAGCTGGAAGACTTCCGG ATGTCCTGGCTCCACAATACCCTTGGCAAACTAATGATATTTCAATGAACATGCTGCCTCCAAACCACAGCAATGACTTCTTAATGGAATCTTTAGGGCCCAACAAAGAAAATGAAGATGACGTGGAAGTAATGTCTACAGATTCCTCCAGCAGCAGCAGTGACTCTGACTAA
- the MED4 gene encoding mediator of RNA polymerase II transcription subunit 4 isoform X2 → MESGEDGNKMKEKMSPVRELIEVLALSRSQKLSQPGEENQILELLIQKDGEFQELMKVAFNQGKVHQEMQLLEKDVEKRDCDIQQLQKQLKEAEHILATAVYQAKEKLKSIEKARKGSISSEELIKYAHRISASNAVCAPLTWVPGDPRRPYPTDLEMRSGLLGQMSNLPTNGVNGHLPGDALAAGRLPDVLAPQYPWQTNDISMNMLPPNHSNDFLMESLGPNKENEDDVEVMSTDSSSSSSDSD, encoded by the exons AGAGCTGATAGAGGTATTGGCGCTTTCAAGGAGTCAGAAACTAAGTCAACCTGGAGAAGAAAATCAG ATCTTAGAGTTATTAATTCAGAAGGATGGAGAGTTTCAGGAGCTGATGAAGGTGGCTTTCAATCAGGGCAAAGTGCACCAAGAAATGCAGCTTTTGGAAAAAGACGTCGAGAAAAGGGACTGTGAtatccagcagctgcaaaagcagctGAAGGAGGCTGAACACATTTTG GCAACAGCAGTTTACCAggcaaaagaaaaactgaaatctatTGAAAAAGCAAGAAAAG GCTCCATCTCGTCTGAAGAGTTGATCAAGTACGCTCATCGAATTAGTGCAAGCAATGCGGTGTGTGCTCCCCTGACGTGGGTCCCAG GGGATCCTCGCCGGCCGTACCCCACAGATCTTGAAATGAGGAGTGGCTTATTGGGACAGATGAGTAACCTTCCTACAAATGGCGTCAATGGTCATTTACCCGGGGATGCCTTGGCAGCTGGAAGACTTCCGG ATGTCCTGGCTCCACAATACCCTTGGCAAACTAATGATATTTCAATGAACATGCTGCCTCCAAACCACAGCAATGACTTCTTAATGGAATCTTTAGGGCCCAACAAAGAAAATGAAGATGACGTGGAAGTAATGTCTACAGATTCCTCCAGCAGCAGCAGTGACTCTGACTAA